Proteins found in one Syntrophobacterales bacterium genomic segment:
- the cas7c gene encoding type I-C CRISPR-associated protein Cas7/Csd2, protein MSYTDPTKRHEFVLLFDVTNGNPNGDPDAGNLPRVDPETMHGLVTDVALKRKVRDYLQLTQNVSIFIQSKVALNTLKEQVAGKVEPPISKEEKEGKKVIPRLQSQLCKEYFDIRMFGAVLATGEKDARLNAGQVRGPAQFTFARSINPVLPLDLAITRQARTTEERMETGTTEMGRKTLIPYGLYRSHGYFNPFLAKNTGVDTDDLMALWSALANLFDFDRSAARAEMAVRGLWVYTHDNEKGNAPAHRLFELIKTPAIERSPRSFEDYAEVIRFPKDGPLDDQGFPGVALKRLV, encoded by the coding sequence ATGAGCTATACTGATCCGACGAAGCGCCATGAGTTTGTTTTGTTGTTTGACGTAACGAACGGAAATCCGAACGGAGATCCTGACGCCGGAAACTTGCCCCGTGTGGATCCTGAAACCATGCATGGTCTGGTGACCGATGTCGCGCTTAAACGTAAGGTACGTGACTATCTTCAACTTACGCAAAACGTTTCCATTTTTATCCAAAGCAAAGTAGCGCTCAACACATTAAAAGAACAAGTTGCGGGCAAAGTGGAGCCTCCAATCAGCAAAGAAGAGAAGGAAGGTAAGAAAGTGATCCCCAGGCTTCAGTCTCAGTTGTGCAAGGAGTATTTCGATATTCGTATGTTCGGGGCTGTCCTCGCGACAGGTGAAAAGGATGCCCGGCTTAATGCGGGGCAGGTGCGCGGTCCGGCGCAATTCACTTTCGCACGGTCCATTAATCCGGTTTTACCTCTTGATTTGGCCATTACCAGACAGGCGCGTACTACAGAGGAAAGGATGGAAACCGGAACGACGGAAATGGGCCGTAAGACCCTAATACCTTACGGCCTTTACCGATCTCACGGTTATTTTAATCCGTTTTTAGCCAAAAATACCGGTGTGGACACTGATGATTTGATGGCTCTATGGAGTGCCCTTGCAAACCTTTTCGACTTTGATCGTTCGGCAGCGCGGGCAGAAATGGCGGTGCGAGGTCTTTGGGTCTATACTCACGATAACGAGAAGGGCAATGCTCCCGCTCACAGACTTTTTGAACTGATTAAAACCCCTGCCATTGAGAGATCGCCACGGTCTTTTGAAGATTATGCTGAAGTTATTAGGTTTCCTAAGGATGGTCCACTTGATGATCAAGGATTCCCTGGTGTGGCGTTGAAGCGATTGGTTTAG